A window of the uncultured Campylobacter sp. genome harbors these coding sequences:
- the murD gene encoding UDP-N-acetylmuramoyl-L-alanine--D-glutamate ligase: MRKSLFGYGGTTRAIAKNFGKEGGWDVYDDKFSEISNDEWGNALLPPNLFIPEKSGLEIPSPGFPPSHELVKKAQNLTSEYDYFYKIYGDKMPFTVWISGTNGKTTTTKMTQHLLARYGSAMGGNVGVPLADLDPNAKIWVLETSSFTMHYTNAATPGIYALLPITPDHLSWHGDFAQYERAKLKPLAMMGENTVAILPKIYAQTPTKAKVISYENEADLARFCGVNLSDIAFKTPFLMDALLALTIQKILLDRCDVELLNGFVIEGNKLEELCDARGRTWVNDTKATNIDASIQAVKRYEGKFLHLILGGDDKGVDMRPLFEALRGAKAQIYAIGSNTDKLMTLAGEFKIPAVKCEFLNVAVGEIDKRFKFDGVTKTSANSENLDEIALLSPAAASLDQFSSYVERGDEFKKAILNLQI, encoded by the coding sequence ATGAGAAAATCGCTATTTGGCTACGGCGGCACGACGCGCGCGATCGCAAAAAACTTCGGCAAAGAGGGCGGCTGGGACGTCTACGACGATAAATTTAGCGAGATCTCAAACGACGAATGGGGCAACGCCCTACTGCCGCCAAACCTTTTCATACCCGAAAAAAGCGGCTTAGAGATCCCAAGCCCCGGCTTCCCGCCGAGCCACGAGCTGGTTAAAAAAGCGCAAAATCTCACCAGCGAGTACGACTATTTTTACAAAATTTACGGCGACAAAATGCCCTTTACCGTCTGGATCAGCGGCACGAACGGCAAAACCACGACGACGAAGATGACGCAGCACCTGCTGGCGCGCTACGGCTCGGCAATGGGCGGCAACGTCGGAGTTCCGCTCGCAGACCTGGACCCAAACGCCAAAATTTGGGTGCTTGAAACCAGCTCCTTTACGATGCACTACACGAACGCAGCGACGCCCGGCATCTACGCGCTTTTGCCTATCACGCCAGATCACCTAAGCTGGCACGGCGACTTTGCGCAGTATGAGCGCGCCAAACTAAAACCGCTAGCTATGATGGGCGAAAACACTGTCGCGATCCTGCCTAAAATTTACGCCCAGACGCCGACTAAAGCAAAGGTGATAAGCTACGAAAATGAGGCGGATTTGGCCCGGTTTTGCGGGGTAAATTTAAGCGATATCGCCTTTAAAACGCCGTTTTTAATGGACGCTCTTTTGGCGCTTACTATCCAAAAAATTTTGCTTGATAGGTGCGATGTAGAGCTTTTAAACGGCTTTGTCATCGAGGGCAACAAGCTCGAGGAGCTATGCGACGCGCGCGGCAGGACGTGGGTCAACGACACGAAGGCGACCAACATCGACGCGAGCATACAAGCCGTAAAGCGATACGAGGGCAAATTTTTGCATTTGATTTTAGGCGGCGACGATAAGGGCGTGGATATGCGGCCGCTTTTTGAAGCCTTGCGCGGCGCTAAGGCACAAATTTACGCTATCGGCTCAAATACGGACAAACTGATGACGCTTGCGGGCGAGTTTAAAATCCCTGCCGTAAAATGCGAATTTTTAAACGTCGCAGTCGGCGAGATAGATAAACGTTTTAAATTTGACGGAGTCACAAAAACTAGCGCAAATAGCGAAAATTTGGACGAAATAGCGCTTTTAAGCCCTGCTGCAGCGAGCTTAGATCAGTTTAGCA